The region CTCTGACCCCCCTCATCTCATCTTCCAgcacatcagaaaaaaaacctcacttgCAAAAGCACCTTTCTTACATTAACTACAGATGCTTTGGTGAAACCAGGGGGGGCCCTTGAACGGTGACATTGCTCAGATGCCACGAgatgtgtgaaaacaaacaggggTTACAGAAGACGCTGATACTGACGTGGAAACATCAGATGATGTGTCTCGGACGCATtcgtgttttcattttttctttcttttttttcccctcccttatGCAATTTGCTAATACGACTACAGCAGGACATTGTGAGCGACTAGCCAATCATAACATGTTTTACTATTACAATgtaaaagagacaaataaataGAGTCACAGCTGGCATAACACACAGGTCAAAGATGAAAGTCAAGATGGTGGATGGGTTCCACATGTCTTGACATGGAGGCCACACAGGACACAAGGCGTCGGGACAACTACAAAGCCACAGGCTTAACCTTAAAGCTTCCAATAACCTTTAAATCAAAGGTTGTAAATCTAAACAAAACAGAGGTTTTATTATTAGACATAAAAGACATGCATAGAAACTATGTGTCTACAGAATATAACTTAGCTGGAGTTTAGAATAAGACATGAACATGTGTAAATCAGAAACCTTGGAgaggttttatttctgtttggtgAACAGACCATGTAAAGTTGATGACTGTGGTTTGCAGCATGCaataattattcaaataaaaaaagaaaaaaaaaaacaaaacaaaacacagaaacacaacggCTCATCCAGTCGTCCTCTGACGCTGCTGTTCTAGTTTCCGTTTCAACATGTTGTAGTTTTCCTTGGTCCCTGGAGCATTGGGGTCCAGTTTTAAAGAGAGCTCATAGTGTTTCTTAGCCAGGTGTAATTTTCCCCAACGGTGGTAAAGAACAGctgagacagaagaaaagagaccAAATTAACTTAGAGCCTCAGACGCATAATTAAAACCAGTGAGGAAGACTGGCCATAATTTGATCatgtttttaattgatttttttttttttatcgattCATTTAAACTCACAATTGTGTTTTCTTATAATATAAATCCTGAGCAGaaccggggaaaaaaaagaaatctgttatCATGAATTATATCTAACTGAAGAAAACATACCAAGATTGCCATGGCAACTAGCAGCATTGGGGTTGATTTCCAGtgccttcagaaaaaaacttTCAGACTCCTAAAGACAATATGAACATCAGTAATGCCATAGGTACACTTTCATAAGCTGTTTAATACTCATAAGAGTATTACACACTCTGTGCTTTAATATTGTGAAGATAAACATACCTCTAAGGAATCATTAGGACAATTCCGTAGATAAAAAAATTCTAACTTAAtaagaaatacataaaatataacagagaaagagtaaTAGAGATAATAATGTGCATCTCTAAGTATCGTCATTGAAATCAGTGCGCACAGATGTGCCACAGTGAGGTCTACTTCATAAAACGCTCAAGTGGTGGAAACATGCACCTTATATTTTTGTTGCTTCCCCAGAACATTGGCTAAGGAAAACATGATGGTGTGGTCTCCGGGTAGTATTTTCAAGGCCTCTTTCCCAACCATCTCAGCTTGAGCCAGGTTTCCTtcaagagagaaatgaagagtgtgagaagtaactcatgaataaaaacactgcccttaaaaaaaattctcagagGAGTTTAACAAAACGAATTGCAGACCAATAGCCCTTGCTAGCCTGTGCAAGGACCAATACAAAATCATCGTAGGCAAGTAATAACTGACTGGGCTATTTCCATCTCAGCAGCAGGAAATATGAAACAGATATTTTATAAAGTCATATAGGCAGTTTTATAAGCAGTTGGGATGCCtctaacacaaaaaaaaacaaaaaacaaaaaacaaacagctttagTTTCTGATGAATCATGTGATTTACGAGGAGCACAGAGTACGGTCCTCTCCTCATTTGTCAGCGGTGTCCAAAAGAgagtttttccctctttgtaCATGGCCGAGCGGTTTAGTTTCCTAATGAGTGTCCAACACAAGGGCCGCTGCCTTATTGATCCCGGTGTCAAAACTCAGTTTGACCACGGAGTCAGATAGACTCAGATCTCACCGACGGATCACTGTCCAGCTCATAAAGACTAGACCCTCTCCCTTCCGCTACAGACAGGCCCGGGCATGACTCATGCCGTACCAACTCTCACATCTTCTCCCTGTTTGCTCGCCGAAGTTGAGCGAAAGTGGGACAAAGCCGAGGAAGAAATTCGTTTCCAATTTTTTGGGAAAAATTTTCTTTTGAGGGGTCTTGGGAACAGATGAGGCTGGGAAACGCAAAGAAGGGTGGAGGGGAGTGGGGAAGGGTGGGGTGGacggaggaggggggggggggtggtcccAGTGCCAAGGTTTTGGTGGGGAAATCAGACCGTGCCAAGGCGCTCCGGGGAGAGCCAGTCTGCCTGAAAGatgtttcagacagaaaaaaaaagggagcctGTGTCTGGGAATCAAAGCATTCTCCACACGGCAGGGAAGAGTGGCTTTAAAACAACTCACCAAGCTTTTAATACATAAATTTCAAGCATTGCTGAGTCCCGCTCTTCCGGTCTAATCTCATTGGTCACTTACACCCACAATTTCCCAAAATGGGGAGTTCCACTGTACAGCTGTACAAGTGTAAGATTCATACTGATActttgacaaaaataaaaattaaaaaaaaaaaaaagctttttgattacaacacacagaaacaacactCGACTGATATTTTCAAAGCTGCCGAACCACCTGcctaaacaaaattaaaaatgtaagtaTTCGTACAGCTATTCATACTAAAAGCATGatatacacacagaggaggacagaggagcaCTGGAAATTAACTGGAAGCTGTTGAAATACCAGTGATAATATGAGACTGGTATAAAGCAGTGAAGTTAACAACCACTGCATGCCAGTTCACTGGTcggtttacaaaaaaaaaaaaaaaagttaattggCGTAAAGGGTGGACTAATTATACAGAAAGGCCCCATGTGGCAGAGTGCACCTGACACTCAGCATCTGCAGAATGGAGGgtcacacctctcacacactcccacacacacactcccacacacttacacacacacacacacacacacacacacacacacacacacacacataccacccAGCTGAAAGCTGCTGCTGCTTTAGAGGAAAATGCAGTTGGATGTAGGTGCAATTCGTCCCATCTATGTACCATCAGGATCTGGTAAAGTGCTCATCTAAAGAGAACTCGCATTCACATTACACTTACATGAACCTTCCCTTCCAAATTCCCCCTATACTGAACTATTAAGAACCAGGACTTAAATGAACTCTCCCCTCCAAGTTCTCTTTATACTGATCTCTTAAGAACAGGGACTTACATGAACCTTCCCCTCCAAATGCCTTCAATATAATCTATTGAAAAGAGGGGGCAGCACATAAGTCAGTGTAATCTTGTGCTGAACAGCAGTTGTGACCTCTGAGGTAGAgcgattaaatattaaaatgaaatgctgaGAAATGTtcaataaattaatattacaaacTAAAAGATAAAACTAAGGAAAATCAAGTATACTTAAAGATGAACTATAATATGTGCACATGAGGTTTGCCCTAACTGAGCTTCTGGGAAGATCCTGATTGAAATCTGAGGCATACCTGTGTTGTCCAGCAGTATAACCATATTATTCCATGCCAGGCTGTGGTCTGGCTTCAACATTGTGGCATTTCTCCAGGCATTCAGGGCATCCACGTGGCGGTTCTGATCGGCGTACTGGGATCCGTTTAAGACAATGGGCACCAGTCACAAACAGAGTTTTCGCTGAATCACGCATCTAACTGAATCATATGATTTTGCTTAAGCGTATCAGTCGGCTAATGTGGATCCATCTCTTCTTGCTTTAAGTGCCTACAACTTCACTATTCACCGACTGGCTACACAAAGCTGAAAGAGTCATATCTACTCACCAGTCGTCCTAGGTTGTAGTAGCAATCTGGGTACTTCTTCCTAAATTTAATTGCATTCCAATAACTTTGTTCAGCCTTATCAAACTTTTTCAGGCTGTTCTGCACAATACCTAGATTCATCCAAGCCGCGGCAAAGTCTGGCCTGAAAGTAACgaggagaagggaaaaaaaaaaaaaaataaatcaagctGCCTGTGCCACATACTGTTCAAAATGATGTGCTTAAATGTTACGATTCTATATTCAGGATCAAAAGTGTGGCCATGCATAATTTGAACCTACTGGATATAAACGGCAGAGGAGAGTAATTCTTCTGCTTCCTGcagttcatttctttcttttagtaTGTTGCCAAGGTTATTCATGGCGTGGACGTATTTCGGATGTAATCTTGAAAAGGTATATATAGAACATAAGTACATTAAAAATCcgcttatcaaaaaaaaaaaacaacaaaacaaaaacactttttcattaACCTGGCATAATTGTCAAAGCTGTAGAACTATGTACATCTTCTTTCAAGCTTAGTAACTCGGTTTAAGCTAAGTTTAACGTGAGTAAACCTTTAAGCCATGCATAAAGAGGTAGACGCTCCCAACAATTAAATATGCATCTCTGGCCCTGGGAGAGGAAAATGATGAATGCTACAGGGTGCAGTATTTTTGGCTTCACTAACACATAGACCATATGCCTCAGGCCATTTACCTCACAGCTTCCCTGTAGTATTTGATTGCAGCATTCTGATTCCCTCTGTCAGCAAGGTTTTTGCCAACATTGTAATGTACCTGTAAAAACATGAGAGATTGGGGAGGGTCATCAACTTTATCATTATGTTCAAATACACCCGTTCTGCACTGGTTGCCAAGATTAATTGTGACATCTACTGCTGGGTCGTAGACAACGGAAATGGGGCTGGGGACCTGTTTGCCTTTTCAGTGTGACATGATGCTGTGATATGGATGTCGTAACAAATTTCCCTAATGAAACCGATTTTCACTCTTAAATCATTTCCACAGAGACTGGCATGCCCTTATAAAAACAGGGGGGGCGGGGAGTTATCCCACCTTGGCATTGAGTGGACAGACAGCCAGGGCGCTGGTGAAGAGACTCTGTTCGGATCTCCACTGCTGACTGCGCCACATGGACCGAGctatattcacacacagaagGCTCAGAACTGCTACCCGCACCCACCTCTGCAGGAACAAGAGCATACAACATTCATTTTAGACTCTAATAGAGTGCTATCACCGAAACACGTAGATTATGTTAATAATTCAGAGTTAGGAgcattacgtgtgtgtgtgtgtgtgtatataaaacgACAAAACAAAACGGTCCAGTCAAAAGGTCAATGATGGTTCACCATATTCAGGTCAAAGCTTACTAAAAGAAAAGGAGCCATTGTTTCACCAAAGATATGAATATGAAGAGATTTCATTAGATATGACCTAAAAAGAACAGATAGTGATAGACTATGATTGCCCTTAGCTAGCCTAAAAGCAGTATTAATTACTCCAAAGTTTTCATGGAGATTAAAAATTAGCCAGAGGGAAAAACGAAAACTTGGTAGCTAGGGCTTGGATTTAAAAGAGTCAATGGATATCACAACGGTACTCGATTGTTTTCCTCAGTTTACAGCAAGCCTACCGATCAGGGCAAGGCCACAACCGCACTCATCCTATCTACAGCAATCTGCTTTTGGAGTCAACAACAGTGTGACTAACATTCACATGGCTAATTTGGCTGTTTAAATTCAGAGGAGATATTCCAAACCTTGTGACTGTTCCAAAGGGTGCAGATGTAGTTTATGGCGAAGGCCAGGGTGAGGCAGTAGCCCGCGGTGGAGAGGTACAGCACGCGTTCGGCTATGACAAAGCCCACACGAAAAAACAGATTACTGGCGGGCAGGAAGGGGATCACCAGCAGCACCATTCCAAGTGTGAGAGCCCTGAAATAAGCCACAAGACACCAACTTGTGTATGAACAGACTGGCTAATATTAGGATACTGAGCAGTTAAAGACTGCCAGGGTGGAGTTCAGCAATTCTATATACTAACAAGCAGACATGAATGAACATCTTCGAATTTACTAACTGAGTTAATAATCTGCATGAACAGCtgtacaatttaaaaatattatggTTTCACTCATGCCATTCACAGAACTGGCGGTATCTGAATggcattgtttttgtatttgttttgttttttttctatcgtCATgtaaaaaatgctttgaaagGCTGTTCATTTTCTTACCTTCTTTTATGACTGTCTGCTGAGCGTAGTGCTTGGTTTATCAAGCCAAACAAGCAGCTCCACAGCAGTAGCGGCCAGATAATCCTCCAGTCACTGGCTGATTTAATAAGAGGTACACAGCCCATTGACCAATCAAAGCACAGCCACCAGGGACAGAGCAGCAGCCATGCATTCAAGGCGTAGTAGTAATTATAGTTCACAATCTGCCAATCAAAGAAAATATACACCATCCAGAATAAAAAGACAGCATGAGACAGCGAGGGTAGGATATATTCAGTGACGGATAAAGAAATATAGGATTTTTTGAACACTGGAACCCT is a window of Chanos chanos chromosome 10, fChaCha1.1, whole genome shotgun sequence DNA encoding:
- the tmtc4 gene encoding protein O-mannosyl-transferase TMTC4; protein product: MVQSEPHWDHQIPIPKLGPVQSRILVGLAALVCFMNSYDGDFVFDDSEAIINNKDLNPATPLGNIWRNDFWGSNLSSNSSHKSYRPLTVLTFRLNYLFAGGLHPVGFHVVNIGLHCIISMLMIEVFAILIGGLEYDGHGDRLNHVPKASLLAALFFAVHPVHTESVAGIVGRADLLCALCFQLSFLMYCKAFQGFKKTEKFSVLWIGVSLILCAVAMLCKEQGITVLGVNAAFDIVMICNLNIYELSQRLLFKRKSVDIVELIRTGLITRLALLFFGGSFLLYARWRIMGSGPPAFTEVDNPASFADNVFLRIVNYNYYYALNAWLLLCPWWLCFDWSMGCVPLIKSASDWRIIWPLLLWSCLFGLINQALRSADSHKRRALTLGMVLLVIPFLPASNLFFRVGFVIAERVLYLSTAGYCLTLAFAINYICTLWNSHKRWVRVAVLSLLCVNIARSMWRSQQWRSEQSLFTSALAVCPLNAKVHYNVGKNLADRGNQNAAIKYYREAVRLHPKYVHAMNNLGNILKERNELQEAEELLSSAVYIQPDFAAAWMNLGIVQNSLKKFDKAEQSYWNAIKFRKKYPDCYYNLGRLYADQNRHVDALNAWRNATMLKPDHSLAWNNMVILLDNTGNLAQAEMVGKEALKILPGDHTIMFSLANVLGKQQKYKESESFFLKALEINPNAASCHGNLAVLYHRWGKLHLAKKHYELSLKLDPNAPGTKENYNMLKRKLEQQRQRTTG